Genomic window (uncultured Flavobacterium sp.):
AGAAGAAACGAAATTTGGTTTGGATGAAAACGAATTAAATGAACTTATTTCTTCATCTGATTTTAAAGAAATGAAAAACATTCGTATCTTAGGATTAATGGGAATGGCAACATATACAGAAAACCAAAGCCAGATTAAGAAAGAATTTATACATTTAAAATTGATTTTCGATTCATTAAAAAATATTGACGGATATAGTAAAGACACACTACAGTGGGTCTCTACAATTTCAATGGGAATGTCCGGAGATTATCAACTTGCTATAGAATTTGGCAGCACAATGGTTCGCATTGGAAGCAGCATTTTTGGAGGAAGATAAAATTTATTAACTATATGAAGACGCACTGTTGTGCGACTCTAAAAACTGAGACCGAATACTAAATTTGTACGCAATACTAGACATAGAAACCACTGGAGGACAGTTTAATGAAGAAGGAATTACCGAAATCGCCATCTATAAATTTGATGGACATGAAGTAGTCGATCAATTCATAAGCCTTGTCAATCCCGAAATTCCGATTCAGCCTTTCGTCGTAAAGCTAACCGGAATCAATAATGCTATGTTACGATCGGCACCAAAGTTTTTTGAAGTTGCCAAACGAATTATCGAAATCACTTCAGATTGTATCATCGTTGCACATAACGCTTCGTTTGATTATCGAATTCTACGTACTGAATTCAGACGTTTAGGTTATGACTTTGAAGCCCGAACACTCTGTACTGTTGAACTTGCTAAAAAATTAATTCCAGAACAACCATCATACAGTTTAGGGAAACTAGTGCGTGCGCTCGGAATTCCAATGGCAGACAGACATCGTGCCAGCGGAGATGCAATGGCAACCACCAAGTTATTCAAAATGCTTCTTGAAAAAGACCTCGAAAAAACAATCGTAAAAGATTTTATAAAACTCGAAGTCGAAAAAGGAATTGCTCCAAAATTACTGGATCTTGTAGCGCAAATGCCTGCAAAAACAGGTATTTATTACATTTACAACGAAGGAGGGACTCTGATTTATATTGGAAAAAGCCAAAATATAAAAAAGAGAATCAATCAGCATTTTACCGGAATCACAACAAAAAGTAAAAAAATTCAAGCTGAAGTTTTCACCATAACTTATGACGAAACCGGAAGCGAATTAATTGCACTTTTGAAAGAAAGTGAAGAGATAAAAATACATCGTCCGAGATACAACCGTTCTCAGAAAAAATCATTTTTCCCATTTGCACTTTACTCAGAAAAAGATTCTAATGGTTATTTAAATTTAAAACTTGAAAAAGCTGACGGACGTAAAAAAGAAATTACATCATACGCTTCTTTACAGGAAGGTAAAAACGCGCTTTTTAAATTTACTGCAAAATATCATTTGTGTCAAAAGCTAACCGGATTATACCAAACCAAAAAAGAGTGTTTTCAATATAAAATAAAAGAATGTGATGGCGCTTGCATAGGTGAAGTTAGCCAAGAAGAATACAATACTCGAGTTCAGCAATTTATATCCGAAAACAGCTTTGAAAACAAAAGCATGATTTTACTCGACAGGGGCCGAAATGTTAATGAAAGAAGTGCTATATTAATTGAAAACGGAATTTATAAAGGTTATGCTTATTATGATCTCAATTATCAAATTACCAATATTGAAATTCTAAAAAACATTCTAATCCCGATGCAGCACAATCGAGATGTCAAGAATATTATTCAAAGTCATATCCGAAAAAGCAAATCGCTTAAAATACTCCGTTTTTAACAATTAAAAACTTTCATTATCTTTGAAGAGATGAAAAAAATAAAATCAAAATACGATATTTTCAGGCAAAAAACCCAAATTATTATCTATGGCAGTAATACCTTTTCAGGACGTCTGTTCGATTTGGTACTTTTGGGGCTAATTTTACTGAGTGTCCTTTTGGTCATGATGGATACCGTAGAAGGAATCAACCAAAAATACCATTCACAACTTCTTATTTGCGAATGGATTATCACTGTTTTCTTTACCATAGAATTTATTTTACGTGTTATTTCGATACAAAAACCCCTAAAATATGTTTTTAGTTTTTACGGAATAATTGATTTAATGGCAATATTGCCAATGTTTTTATCGATTTTTTTTCCGCCCACAAATGTTTTAACCATCGTAAGAGTCTTACGATTCTTCCGATTGTTCAAAATCTTGCATATTCCGCAAATTTCACATCAATCCAAGCAACTTCGGGAAGCTATGGAAGCCAGCAAAGAAAAGATTTTAGTATTCATCTACTTTGTCGTTATTAGTGCAATAATTATTGGCTCACTAATGTACGTAGTCGAAGGCAAAGAAAGTGGCTTTACCAGCATTCCTATGGGTATTTATTGGTCAATTGTTACCCTAACCACAGTTGGTTATGGAGATATTTCGCCAGCGACACCTTTAGGGCAATTTTTAGCTTCATTAGTTATGATTATGGGTTACGGAATCATTGCCGTTCCTACAGGGATTGTAACTGCCGAATTTGCTAAAAGCAGTCTCAAAAATAATGCAGTCAGCAGTAAGAAAATATGTGAACAATGCAATTCGCAATTACATTTTGACAGTGCTAAATATTGTCACGAATGCGGAACCGAATTGCCAAATAATTAATTTAAGGAGCTATTTCCAGCTGTACATTCCAACTCCTCCTTATCTTTGTTGTTTTTTTAAGGCATAAAAGGAGCTTCTAAAGTCGCTCTTTTATCTCAAAAAAAACTAACAAATATAAGTCCGGGGTTTCCATTCCCATCTGGGCTAAAAAATATGAAATACATAATAACCATCGTCGGACCAACAGCTATAGGCAAAACAGCCCTAAGTATAGCTTTGGCACAACATTTCAAGTGCGAAATAATCTCTTGTGACAGTCGTCAGTTTTTCAAAGAAATGACCATTGGTACAGCAGTTCCAAATCAAGAAGAATTAGAATCAGCAACACATCATTTCATTCAGAATAAATCTATTTTCGAAAATTATACCGTTGGCGATTACGAAAAAGAAGCTTTAACCAAAATTGAAGAACTGTTTCAAACCAATGATTTTGTGATCCTCATTGGCGGTTCCGGTTTATATGTTGATGCCATCTTAAAAGGTTTTGACGAATTTCCGGAAATTGATTCGCAAATTCGTTCAGAAGTAAACTCAAATTACGAAAAACTCGGAATTGAATATCTTCAGGAACAATTAAAAAACTTAGATCCTGAATATTATCAAAAAATAACTTTAGAAAATCCGCAGACCTTACAAAACCCACAGCGAATGATGCGTTTTGTAGAAGTTTGTATTGGATCTCAAAAACCATATTCGTCATTTCTAAATCAAAAGAAAAACAATAGAAATTTCACTCCTATTTTAATTGGTTTAGATGCCGACAGGGAAATCATTTATAGCCGAATCAACCAACGAGTCGATATTATGATGAACCAAGGTTTACTTGAAGAAGCAAAAGCATTGTATCCTAATAAAGCGTTAAATGCGCTTCAAACCGTCGGTTATAGAGAATTATTTAGTTATTTTGATGGAGAATTCACGTTGTCATTTGCTATAGAAGAAATCAAGAAAAATACAAGAAGATTTTCCAAAAGGCAATTAACGTGGTTCAAACGAAATGAAAACACAAAATGGTTTGATTATGCAGCAGATAGAAAACAAATTATAAATTACATAGAAAATCTTCTAAAGTAAAAATCAATTTTCTTTCATCTTTCTTCTATTCTCTAAAAAAAAATCAACAATCTAAACTCTAAAATATAAAAATGCCAATATCTCTAAATTTCACATCAGTTTTAAGCAAAGACTGGGAAATCAATTTCACGCAATGCACGCCAACAGGTTTCTTAAAATATACCGATTTGTGTAATATTTTACAATTAACCGCCGCAGCACATTCAGAAATTGGAGGAATTAGTTTTTATGATATGCAGGAATTTCACCAAGCATGGGTTTTAAGCCGTATGCGTGTAGAAGTTCATGCTTTACCAAAATGGCAGGACGTTGTAACCGTAAAAACATGGATTAACAGTCTGGAAAATTCACGTTCAGTTCGTGCATTGGAAATGTATGTAAACGGAAAGAAAATCGTAGGCTGTGAAACGTATTGGGCAGTTTTCAACACACAAGCACGTCGTCCGGAAGCTTTGGCACTTCCATACGAGCATTTCGAATTATTCCCGGAAAACAGAGCAACAGAAGAAGGCTTCTCTAAAATAAATATCAACCACGAAAAAGAAGCTGTTTTTGAAAAAACAGTTTATTTATCTGATTTAGATATTGTAAACCATGTAAATAACGTAAAATATCTAGAATGGTGTCTGGATCACGTCGATCCTAAAAGAACCCTGAAACAAGAAGTAAAAAGCTTCGAAATGAACTTCATGAAAGAGCTTTCGCTAAAAGATAATGTCGTAATACATGAAAGCGAAGATGACGATCACACAACAGCAACATTTAGCATAACAAAAGGCGAAAAAACCTGCTTTGCTTTAGAATTGCACTGGAAATAAATAGGCCACAGATTTAACGGATTAAACGGATTAGTGCAGATTTTTATCAATACATTATTTTTAAGATTCACATAAGAAATGAACATAAAAAAAACTCCGCTAGGAGTTATAGATCGGTAAAAAATTGATTTACGTCACGACAATTAATGTCCCATAGGGACATCTCTATATTGTATTCATAGAAAAACGATGCGATTCAATAACCGCATCGTTTTTGCTTTTCATCAAAATCACTTTGATTTCTTTTTAGAATCTTTTTTAGGGTTCTTTTTCTTCTTTAGCAAATCAATTTTACCTTTAATTCGCTTCTCTACTTCGGTGACATCAGATTCAAAAGCAAATTGTAAAGAATGAAGCTTAGCATTTCTAATTTCCTTTAATGCTTTTTTAAAATCTTGCTGAGCTTCATAAAGAATTGCTTTCTTGACATAAATTTCTGATTTGTTTATTCCTTTTATAGTTAAAGCAAAATCAATCAGTTTTTGAGCTTCTTCATAATCTTCGTTCAAAATCAAAGTCTGCAGATAATGCGGATAAACTTCAAGTGCATGGATATTAATAGCCAAAGCTTCCTGAAAATAATGTTTCGCTTCTTCGTAATTCCATAATTGTTCCGCCAGAATTCTTCCGTACAAACACAAAACCATTGTATTTTTAGCATCATAAGAAAAAGCGTAATCTAAAGATTCTATGGTTTCTTCAAGCGAATACGGATAATTATCCAAAGCCTGAAAAAGGTATTTATCAATTGTTTTCATTTCGTAAATCAGTTTTTAGTTTCTGACGAGTTCCTTTGTAACTTTTCTCTACTTTATTCTTCTTAAAATCAGTTCCTGTAAAAACTCTAACAGGATTTCCACGCTGAATATTCAGCTGATTTTCCCATTGTTTCCCGACATGATTTTTAAGTTGCTGCAAAGTTTCGTCTCCTAGTTTTTTTAATAATCTTTCTGTTGCCAGTTTTTTGTTTTGGTGTTGCGAGCGACTGTCCATCGCAACCACAGCAATCCCCGTAGGAATATGTGTTGCTCTGACTGCCGAACTTACCTTGTTCACATGTTGTCCGCCAGCGCCGGAACTACGCATTGCCTGATATTGAATATCACTCTCCAAAATTGATGCATTCTTTTGCGGTTCAATTTCAAAAATGCCAATAAACCAGTTTTTGCGTTTGTGCATTTTCCTAAACTGACTCTGACCAATCCATTGAATTGTTCCAATCCAGGAATTAGCAAATACCGTTGCGTTTTTTCCTTTTATAGCAATTGTTGTCGTTTCAACGGTACCATTTTCCTGCCCTACTTCTCTTTGAAGTAAAATTGTCTCTAAACCTTGTTCTTGCGCTTCGTCTAACACTTTTTTAAGCACTTGGGCAACTACCCAAGTGCATTCTGCAGGTCCTCGACCAGCTGTTATTTGAATTATTTTTTCCATTTTTTAATTTCTTTTATCGGTCCATTCTAACGATTTTCGGAATAAAAGTTCCCAGAACTTCAACCAAATCAGTTTGATTCGCCATCACTTTTGTAATGTCTTTGTACGCCATTGGTGCTTCGTCGATATTTCCGCCAATTAAGGTTACATCATTGGCTTTCAAAACCTTTTTGATTTCGCTTTGCGTAAAAGTACTTTTACATTTCGCTCTCGAAAACAAACGTCCCGCGCCATGCGAAGCTGAGTTTAAACTCTCCGCATTTCCTTTGCCTTTCACAATATAACCCGGAGCTGTCATCGAACCCGGAATTATTCCCAATTGACCTTCACCGGCAGGAGTTGCTCCTTTTCTGTGCACAATGCATTCCTGACCGTTTACCATTTCTTTCCAGGCAAAATTGTGGTGATTTTCAATTGTAACCACTACTCTTTTTCCAATTGCTTTGGCAATTCGTCTGTGAATATCATCGTGACAAGCTTTTGCATATTCTCCCGCTAAATTCATCGCCAGCCAATATTCCTGTCCGTCATGTGTATTCAAATCTAACCATGCCAAATGCTGTACATTTTTTGGTAACGGACATTGTTTTGTTGCCAAATACGTGTAATGTTTGGCAATATTTGCACCTAAACCACGTGAACCACTATGCGATAGAACTGCAAAATATTCGCCAGCTCCAAGCTTCCATTCATTTTCAGGATTGTCTATTTTTGCAATACCAAATTCTACAAAATGATTTCCTCCGCCTGAGCTTCCTAATTGTTTATAAGCTTTAGGTAAAAGATTTTTCAGTAATGGAATATCCTGAAACTCACTTTTGTAAAAAACTTCATGATCTACTCGTGAAGCATGTGTTTCATACATTCCAAACTTGGTGTTATCTTTTAAAATTGCTTCTAACTGATGCTCTTTTCCTTTGAAATAAGCAGCTGGTATATCAAAAATTGACAAACTCATTCGGCAACCAATATCAACTCCAACTCCATACGGAATAACGGCATTATCAGTTGCAAGCACTCCACCAATTGGTAATCCATAACCTGAATGTGCGTCCGGCATTAATGCTCCTGCAACAGAAATTGGCAATTTTAATGAATCGTACAACTGAAATTTTGCTTGTTGATCAATTTCATTTTCACCAAAAATCCTAAAAGAAACTCGCGTTGTCTTAAGCTGATGCATTCTAACCTGAACCGGTTTTATCAACCCTTCTGCCACTTTTCCCCAAGTTCCGTGTCCTTCAAACTTTTCAGGATGAAGCAAAACTTCTTTGGCCTCTGTTAGAATAGATTCTTTTTTCTCTCTTTTTCTATATCTGTTTATTTGCCCTAAGGCGATATTTATTGAATTGTTTTTTGGAAAACCTAACTTAATCAGGTCTTTTCCAGATAATTTATTTCCCATGATTTATATCTTTTCGTCTGCATATTGTTGATACAATAAATGCCGACTTTTATTTTTAATTGGGTTTAACTCTCTCGGGTTTTCCGTTTGATAATACCTCCAACGATGAGAAAAACCATCTACTAATTTGTTTATCTTATATCTTAAATTAAGATTAGTAATGTAATTGTCAACAAGCTGAATTTCACTTTCCAAATCTGCATCAACCATTTTAGTATGCGTTATCATGTATGCCTTAACTCGAAAAACATAGCGCCACGGCTCATTAAATACATAATGAATTTTATACCGTTTACAATTAGAACACCAACATTCCCTTTTATAAAAATGCATTTTTTCTTTTTCAGTTAATGTCAATTTTGGACTTCTCCATTCAGATTCTGAAAACTCTTTTACTGTCTGAAGCTTTTCAACATATACATGTTTTCTCTTCCTCTTTTTCTTTTTCTTAAAAGATTTTTCAGAAGAATACTGCCATGTATTTATCTTTTCCAGCAATGTTTCATAAAATTCAGCTTCATTTGATCTTGTTATATCCCCTCTTAGTACAAAACTGCGCTCCCAACCTTTTTGATAAGGTGTTGCTAAAGGAATCAATGGTAAATCTTTACGTTTTTTCCAGAGTTCTACTTCAAGCTTTCTTAACTGAATTAATTGTTTTTCAAAATCTTCTTTTACTAATCTTTTCTTTGTTCTTTTATTTTTAAAGCGAGAGCACAAAGCATACTCCTCTGCTGTATAATTTTCCATTAAAAAATTATAGTGCGTTAAATTAATAGCCAAAACTGACTATAACATTTTATCCATAAGGATAAATAACAAAATCGATTATTCGGGAAAATTTGAAGTGTCTAGAATAAAAAAAGCCCGAAACTAAATGTCTTCGGGCTTTTTTATATATCTAAAAATGAATTTCTAAGATTGAAATAAGCCACGAAGAAGCGCTGCACCAAATCTATTTGATGTGAAGCTTTGTGATGTCAATGTAAGTACAAACATTTTTCTTCGTTTTTAAAGGGTTATTATTTTTTTCGTCTGCAAATATTCAGAATTGTTTTCTTAATTTCCAAATTTATTTTTCAGAAAATTCATGTAAAAAATAATTGATGCGTTCTTTGAATCGTAAAAAATCACATTATCTATCTGAAAACTAAAGCCCTAGCCCTGATAGAAGCGATATCCTTTTTCTTGCTTCTTTAGCAAGAAAAAGATATAGCGGATAGCAGGAAATAGCTTCAAATTACAAAAAAAGTCAAAAAGCAAAATCCAAATTCCAATTCTTTTCACAATGTGTATCATTTCGACGAAGGAGAAAACTTCGTTGCTGAATCGACAAAGATTGACTTTCTTTGCGGAGTTACTTACGGAGATTTACTTCGTCTGTTCGCTATCGCTCGAGTCTCCTTTATCGAAATGACAATATTGGGGAGAATTGCAATTTAAAACTTAATTTTAAGGCATAAAAAAAGCTCTGATTTCTCAGAGCTTATATTATTTCTATATGAATTTATTATTCAGAAACTTTGCTTTTAACAACTAATCTAAAACCTTCTCCGTGAATGTTAAGGATTTCAACATCTTCGTCAGCTTTTAGATATTTTCTAAGTTTAGCGATGTAAACATCCATACTTCTTGAAGTAAAGTAGTTGTCATCTCTCCAGATTTTTGTTAATGCTAGTTCTCTTGGCATTAAGTCATTTTCGTGAAGAATTAGCATTTTAAGCAATTCGTTCTCTTTTGGAGATAATTTTATTGGTTCTTCGTTTTCGAACGTTAAGAATCTAAGTTTAGAATTTAGGTGAAATTTACCAATATTAAACTCAAACTGAACTTGTTCTGCTTTTGTATCGGCAGATTTTCTTTGAATGATTGCTTTTATTTTCATCAATAAAACTTCTGAATCAAAAGGTTTATTCAAGTAATCATCAGCTCCAGCTTTGTATCCTTTTAATACATCTTCTTTCATAGACTTAGCTGTCAAGAAGATAATTGGCACTTCACTGTTCTTTTCTCTAATTTCTTTGGCTAAAGTGTAACCATCTTTATAAGGCATCATTACATCAAGAATACATAAATCATATACATCTTTCTTGAATTTCTCGAAACCTTCCATACCGTTTTTAGCTAAAGTAACTTCAAAGTCATTTAACATTAGATAATCTTTAAGAACTGCCCCAAAATTAAGGTCATCTTCTACTAAAAGTATTCTTTTGTTATTATTTTCCATATTTTAATTTATTAATGGTATTTTTATTATAAAGGTGCTACCTTTTCCTTTTTCGCTTTCAACATATACTTGGCCATTATGATCTTCTACTATTCTTTTTACATATGCCAGACCCAAGCCATGTCCTTTTACATTATGTAAATCTCCTGTATGTTCCCTGTAAAACTTCTCAAAAACTCGTTTCTGAGCTATCTTACTCATACCAAGACCATTATCCTTCACTTTTATAAGAATCATATCTTTGACATTTTCTGTAAAAATTTCAATTTCAGGAGCATCAGGTGAATATTTTATGGCATTTTCTAAAATATTTACCAATACGTTTGTAAAATGCACTTCGTTTATCAAACACGTTGTTCTCGCGGCATTAAAGTGTTTTACAACTGTACCATGTCTGTCTTCTAAAATTAAATTTACGTGCTCAATTGCGTCATCAATTATATCATGAATTACAGTTGGCTCTTTTGTAATATCAAGTTCTCTTTTTTCTAATTTAGAGATACGAAGAACGTTTTCAACCTGAGCATGCATTCTTTTATTTTCGTCCCGAATCATTTGAAGATAGCGAAAAACCTTTTCTTTATCTTCAATAATCTTAGGGTTTCTAATTGCATCCAGTGCTAAATTTATTGTCGCAATTGGAGTTTTAAACTCATGCGTCATATTATTAATAAAATCAGTTTTGATTTCAGAAATATGTTTTTGACGCAACAATTGGTTCAATGCACTTGTGTAAGCTACTATTATAATCAACGTAAATATTATTGATAATATAGTTATACTTAATAATTCAGATAGTAAAAATTTCTTTTTATGAGGAAAGGTTATATACAATTCATATCTACTACTTCCTTCGTTATCTGTGAATATTGGCACGTGATAGCTTGCATCTTTATCATAATGAAATCCATCGGATTTTATTTTTGTTGATAATCCACTATTAAGAACTCCAAACTCAAATTTGGTTTTTACACCGTATTCTTCTAATTCTTTCTTTAGAAAGTTTTGCAATTTTATTTTAGAAATTCTTTCGTCGATTGGCAATGCATCAGCAAAATCCTTTATCGAAATTTCCATTTGAACTTTATTCAAAAGATCTAAACTGCCTGATTTTTCAATCTTTAAATCAGGAATTAAACTTTGTCCTAAAGTAGTATTGTCAATATTGTT
Coding sequences:
- a CDS encoding exonuclease domain-containing protein encodes the protein MYAILDIETTGGQFNEEGITEIAIYKFDGHEVVDQFISLVNPEIPIQPFVVKLTGINNAMLRSAPKFFEVAKRIIEITSDCIIVAHNASFDYRILRTEFRRLGYDFEARTLCTVELAKKLIPEQPSYSLGKLVRALGIPMADRHRASGDAMATTKLFKMLLEKDLEKTIVKDFIKLEVEKGIAPKLLDLVAQMPAKTGIYYIYNEGGTLIYIGKSQNIKKRINQHFTGITTKSKKIQAEVFTITYDETGSELIALLKESEEIKIHRPRYNRSQKKSFFPFALYSEKDSNGYLNLKLEKADGRKKEITSYASLQEGKNALFKFTAKYHLCQKLTGLYQTKKECFQYKIKECDGACIGEVSQEEYNTRVQQFISENSFENKSMILLDRGRNVNERSAILIENGIYKGYAYYDLNYQITNIEILKNILIPMQHNRDVKNIIQSHIRKSKSLKILRF
- a CDS encoding ion transporter — its product is MKKIKSKYDIFRQKTQIIIYGSNTFSGRLFDLVLLGLILLSVLLVMMDTVEGINQKYHSQLLICEWIITVFFTIEFILRVISIQKPLKYVFSFYGIIDLMAILPMFLSIFFPPTNVLTIVRVLRFFRLFKILHIPQISHQSKQLREAMEASKEKILVFIYFVVISAIIIGSLMYVVEGKESGFTSIPMGIYWSIVTLTTVGYGDISPATPLGQFLASLVMIMGYGIIAVPTGIVTAEFAKSSLKNNAVSSKKICEQCNSQLHFDSAKYCHECGTELPNN
- the miaA gene encoding tRNA (adenosine(37)-N6)-dimethylallyltransferase MiaA; its protein translation is MKYIITIVGPTAIGKTALSIALAQHFKCEIISCDSRQFFKEMTIGTAVPNQEELESATHHFIQNKSIFENYTVGDYEKEALTKIEELFQTNDFVILIGGSGLYVDAILKGFDEFPEIDSQIRSEVNSNYEKLGIEYLQEQLKNLDPEYYQKITLENPQTLQNPQRMMRFVEVCIGSQKPYSSFLNQKKNNRNFTPILIGLDADREIIYSRINQRVDIMMNQGLLEEAKALYPNKALNALQTVGYRELFSYFDGEFTLSFAIEEIKKNTRRFSKRQLTWFKRNENTKWFDYAADRKQIINYIENLLK
- a CDS encoding acyl-ACP thioesterase domain-containing protein, whose translation is MPISLNFTSVLSKDWEINFTQCTPTGFLKYTDLCNILQLTAAAHSEIGGISFYDMQEFHQAWVLSRMRVEVHALPKWQDVVTVKTWINSLENSRSVRALEMYVNGKKIVGCETYWAVFNTQARRPEALALPYEHFELFPENRATEEGFSKININHEKEAVFEKTVYLSDLDIVNHVNNVKYLEWCLDHVDPKRTLKQEVKSFEMNFMKELSLKDNVVIHESEDDDHTTATFSITKGEKTCFALELHWK
- the prfH gene encoding peptide chain release factor H, whose product is MEKIIQITAGRGPAECTWVVAQVLKKVLDEAQEQGLETILLQREVGQENGTVETTTIAIKGKNATVFANSWIGTIQWIGQSQFRKMHKRKNWFIGIFEIEPQKNASILESDIQYQAMRSSGAGGQHVNKVSSAVRATHIPTGIAVVAMDSRSQHQNKKLATERLLKKLGDETLQQLKNHVGKQWENQLNIQRGNPVRVFTGTDFKKNKVEKSYKGTRQKLKTDLRNENN
- a CDS encoding RtcB family protein; the encoded protein is MGNKLSGKDLIKLGFPKNNSINIALGQINRYRKREKKESILTEAKEVLLHPEKFEGHGTWGKVAEGLIKPVQVRMHQLKTTRVSFRIFGENEIDQQAKFQLYDSLKLPISVAGALMPDAHSGYGLPIGGVLATDNAVIPYGVGVDIGCRMSLSIFDIPAAYFKGKEHQLEAILKDNTKFGMYETHASRVDHEVFYKSEFQDIPLLKNLLPKAYKQLGSSGGGNHFVEFGIAKIDNPENEWKLGAGEYFAVLSHSGSRGLGANIAKHYTYLATKQCPLPKNVQHLAWLDLNTHDGQEYWLAMNLAGEYAKACHDDIHRRIAKAIGKRVVVTIENHHNFAWKEMVNGQECIVHRKGATPAGEGQLGIIPGSMTAPGYIVKGKGNAESLNSASHGAGRLFSRAKCKSTFTQSEIKKVLKANDVTLIGGNIDEAPMAYKDITKVMANQTDLVEVLGTFIPKIVRMDR
- a CDS encoding response regulator transcription factor, producing MENNNKRILLVEDDLNFGAVLKDYLMLNDFEVTLAKNGMEGFEKFKKDVYDLCILDVMMPYKDGYTLAKEIREKNSEVPIIFLTAKSMKEDVLKGYKAGADDYLNKPFDSEVLLMKIKAIIQRKSADTKAEQVQFEFNIGKFHLNSKLRFLTFENEEPIKLSPKENELLKMLILHENDLMPRELALTKIWRDDNYFTSRSMDVYIAKLRKYLKADEDVEILNIHGEGFRLVVKSKVSE
- a CDS encoding HAMP domain-containing sensor histidine kinase; the protein is MNKLFFRILVLLMSLSLIGIILVQVYWFNSSFKNNDEQFKYHVTQVIGNVADKLEQQEEYSFYDKWNRLKDSTGKIPKKEDLLEVLYVQRNTKTNKTIVYSNTLTSEDYDISSSLFNKKFSSERFKNFSSKRVTEVYNNNNNIDNTTLGQSLIPDLKIEKSGSLDLLNKVQMEISIKDFADALPIDERISKIKLQNFLKKELEEYGVKTKFEFGVLNSGLSTKIKSDGFHYDKDASYHVPIFTDNEGSSRYELYITFPHKKKFLLSELLSITILSIIFTLIIIVAYTSALNQLLRQKHISEIKTDFINNMTHEFKTPIATINLALDAIRNPKIIEDKEKVFRYLQMIRDENKRMHAQVENVLRISKLEKRELDITKEPTVIHDIIDDAIEHVNLILEDRHGTVVKHFNAARTTCLINEVHFTNVLVNILENAIKYSPDAPEIEIFTENVKDMILIKVKDNGLGMSKIAQKRVFEKFYREHTGDLHNVKGHGLGLAYVKRIVEDHNGQVYVESEKGKGSTFIIKIPLIN